In Corynebacterium guangdongense, one DNA window encodes the following:
- a CDS encoding gluconate:H+ symporter, translating into MTSTAGLIAVLLAAIALIVFLIVKLRFHGSIALVLAALAVALVTGVPLGEVVGVIEEGVGGTLGFLVLIIGFGAVLGKMLEVSGGAERLALSLLDAFGARRATVAMALLGLIAGIPVFVEVGFVLLVPLVFVVARAAGISRVAVGLPLAISLMTVHCVLPPHPAATAIAGTLGADVGTVIVLGLIVALPAALAGGPLYARLVPGAFAVEEDAEDSEDSGDSGATAETGGTGATAGGVATLPATRRDTTSALPGFGVTLLTVLLPLLIMVAKTVIHLIVDPESTAGLVVGFIGNPIVALLISVLFAYYSLGLSRGRSLSDISGITDSSFAPIGGVLLIIGAGGGFNAVLTASGIAPALADALAVLPISPIIMAWLIAIILHFAVGSATVAMISAAGIVAPLMATTGVSPEIMTLAIGAGAIGLTQVTDSLFWMYQSYMKISVQQSIRTLTVGTTVTSVVALGMVLLLSLFF; encoded by the coding sequence ATGACATCCACCGCGGGGCTGATCGCCGTTCTGCTGGCCGCCATCGCCCTGATCGTTTTTCTCATCGTGAAACTGCGGTTTCACGGCTCCATCGCCCTGGTCCTCGCCGCGCTCGCAGTCGCCCTGGTCACCGGGGTGCCGCTGGGCGAGGTCGTCGGCGTCATCGAGGAGGGCGTCGGGGGTACCCTCGGCTTCCTGGTGCTGATCATCGGTTTCGGCGCCGTCCTCGGCAAGATGCTCGAGGTCTCCGGCGGCGCCGAGCGCCTCGCCCTCTCGCTGCTCGACGCCTTCGGCGCCCGGCGCGCCACGGTGGCCATGGCGCTGCTGGGCCTGATCGCCGGCATCCCCGTCTTCGTCGAGGTCGGCTTCGTTCTGCTTGTTCCATTGGTCTTCGTCGTGGCCCGCGCGGCCGGCATCTCCCGTGTCGCCGTGGGCCTGCCCCTGGCGATCTCGCTGATGACCGTCCACTGCGTCCTGCCGCCGCACCCGGCCGCCACCGCGATCGCCGGCACCCTCGGCGCGGACGTCGGAACGGTCATCGTGCTCGGCCTGATCGTCGCCCTCCCCGCCGCCCTCGCCGGCGGACCGCTCTACGCCAGGCTCGTGCCGGGCGCCTTCGCAGTCGAGGAGGACGCCGAGGATTCCGAAGATTCCGGAGATTCCGGCGCGACCGCGGAGACGGGCGGCACCGGCGCCACCGCCGGGGGCGTCGCGACCCTGCCCGCCACCCGCCGGGACACCACTTCGGCGCTGCCCGGGTTTGGCGTCACCCTGCTGACCGTCCTGCTGCCGCTTCTGATCATGGTGGCCAAGACCGTCATCCACCTGATCGTCGATCCGGAGTCGACTGCGGGCCTTGTCGTCGGGTTCATCGGCAACCCGATCGTCGCCCTGCTGATTTCGGTGCTCTTCGCCTACTACTCCCTCGGACTGTCCCGGGGACGCTCGCTGTCGGACATTTCCGGGATCACCGACTCCTCCTTCGCCCCGATCGGCGGCGTATTGCTCATCATCGGCGCCGGCGGCGGTTTCAACGCCGTGCTCACCGCCTCCGGCATCGCCCCCGCGCTTGCCGACGCCCTCGCCGTCCTGCCCATCAGCCCGATCATCATGGCCTGGCTCATCGCCATCATCCTCCACTTCGCGGTCGGCTCCGCGACGGTGGCGATGATCTCGGCCGCCGGCATCGTCGCCCCGCTGATGGCCACCACCGGCGTGTCCCCGGAGATCATGACCCTGGCCATCGGCGCCGGCGCGATCGGCCTGACCCAGGTCACCGACTCGCTGTTCTGGATGTACCAGTCCTACATGAAGATCTCCGTCCAGCAGTCCATCCGGACGCTGACCGTGGGCACCACCGTCACCTCTGTGGTGGCACTCGGTATGGTGCTTCTCCTCTCCCTCTTCTTCTGA
- a CDS encoding exonuclease domain-containing protein — protein sequence MKLPWQPRIPAATPAWDTPISEARLLAVDVETTGLDPDRDRVVSVGWVPLDADGIDLGGARYYVITGGPVGDSATLHGLTDDTVATGVSVEQAHSEFIHALQGRMMLAHYADIERGFMARIHRQLTGERIDYPAVDTFAIERRHMERLARYPRGEDLRLARVRERYGLPGYANHNALTDALACAELFLAQTATLKVATLKDLRY from the coding sequence ATGAAGCTTCCCTGGCAGCCCCGGATCCCGGCGGCGACACCGGCGTGGGACACCCCCATCAGCGAGGCCCGACTGCTGGCCGTGGATGTCGAGACCACCGGGCTGGATCCCGACCGCGACCGCGTGGTCTCGGTCGGGTGGGTGCCCCTCGACGCCGACGGCATCGACCTGGGCGGCGCCCGCTACTACGTCATCACCGGCGGGCCGGTGGGCGACTCCGCGACCCTGCACGGACTCACCGACGACACCGTCGCCACCGGCGTCAGCGTCGAACAGGCGCACTCGGAATTCATCCACGCGCTGCAGGGGCGGATGATGCTGGCGCACTACGCCGACATCGAGCGCGGCTTCATGGCCAGGATCCACCGCCAGCTCACCGGGGAGCGGATCGACTACCCGGCCGTGGACACCTTCGCCATTGAACGCCGCCACATGGAACGCCTCGCCAGGTACCCGCGGGGCGAGGATCTGCGCCTGGCGCGGGTCCGGGAGCGCTACGGACTGCCCGGCTACGCCAACCACAACGCGCTCACCGACGCGTTGGCCTGCGCGGAGCTCTTCCTCGCGCAGACGGCCACCCTGAAAGTTGCCACGCTGAAGGACCTGCGTTACTAG
- a CDS encoding 3-isopropylmalate dehydrogenase, with the protein MKLAVIAGDGIGKEVVPEALKALHAVRDDVEATDFDLGADRYLRTGDILTDEDLAALKEHDVILLGAIGAPADVKPGLLERELLLKLRFSLDHHVNLRPVKLYPSSVSPLADPGEIDFVVVREGTEGLYAGNGGVLRKGTPHEVASEVSQNTRFGAERVVRDAFERAMTRRRKVTLIHKKNVLVNAGDMWQRTVDEVAVEYPDVEVNYQHIDAATIYMVTDPGQYDVIVTDNLFGDILTDLAGAVTGGVGLAASGNIDASRTNPSMFEPVHGSAPDIAGQGIADPTATILSVALLLRHVGDEENAARIEKAVAEDVSARGTSTASTSEIGDRIAAALAQ; encoded by the coding sequence ATGAAACTCGCAGTGATCGCCGGCGACGGCATCGGCAAGGAAGTCGTCCCCGAGGCGCTCAAGGCGCTCCACGCCGTCCGCGACGACGTCGAGGCCACCGACTTCGACCTCGGCGCGGACCGCTACCTGCGCACCGGTGACATCCTCACCGACGAGGACCTGGCCGCTCTGAAGGAGCACGACGTCATCCTGCTGGGCGCGATCGGCGCCCCGGCGGACGTCAAGCCGGGTCTGCTGGAGCGCGAGCTGCTGCTCAAGCTGCGGTTCTCCCTTGACCACCACGTCAACCTACGCCCGGTCAAGCTCTACCCGTCCTCGGTCTCGCCCCTGGCCGACCCGGGCGAGATCGATTTCGTCGTCGTCCGCGAGGGCACCGAGGGGCTCTACGCGGGCAACGGCGGCGTGCTGCGCAAGGGCACTCCGCACGAGGTCGCCTCCGAGGTCTCCCAGAACACCCGCTTCGGCGCCGAGCGCGTCGTGCGTGACGCCTTCGAGCGCGCGATGACCCGCCGCCGCAAGGTCACGCTGATCCACAAGAAGAACGTCCTGGTCAACGCCGGCGACATGTGGCAGCGCACCGTTGACGAGGTCGCCGTCGAGTACCCGGACGTCGAGGTCAACTACCAGCACATCGACGCCGCGACCATCTACATGGTCACCGATCCGGGCCAGTACGACGTCATCGTCACCGACAACCTCTTCGGCGACATTCTCACCGACCTGGCCGGCGCCGTCACCGGCGGCGTGGGTCTGGCGGCCTCGGGCAACATCGACGCCTCCCGGACCAACCCCTCCATGTTCGAACCAGTCCACGGCTCCGCGCCGGATATCGCCGGCCAGGGTATCGCGGATCCGACCGCCACCATCCTCTCGGTCGCCCTGCTGCTGCGCCACGTCGGCGACGAGGAGAACGCGGCCCGCATCGAGAAGGCCGTCGCCGAGGACGTCTCCGCCCGCGGCACGTCCACCGCCTCCACTTCCGAGATCGGCGACCGCATCGCCGCCGCGCTCGCGCAGTAA
- a CDS encoding putative nucleotidyltransferase substrate binding domain-containing protein, which yields MEVSAVSVELEEVRQFLAAHEPWARLPDEVLDRLPSKMTMRYIRRGETVIELGGRNDNMHIIRSGAVDVIGPDGILLDRVDVGRTFGYSTIVGDPTSDYSIVTVEDCLVLVLPREEYDRLAAENPQLTRFYSSQSRRLAHAARELEISRATDQSTAGVLHQSVGAVVAGRSPITVDRGATVSEAARRMAEHDISSILITREGHVDGIITDKDLRARVVAAGLDSTVPVTEVMTSNLITLDPEQLVFEALLVMSEFNIHHLPVTSPSSVLGVITSGDISRLLRANPVYLAGDIEGLSLPDLEGAFRRAAETISRSLTQTISAGEAARVLTSVADALVRRLVVLAERELGPAPVEWCFVAVGSQGRREMGPASDQDNALVLSDDYVEAEHGEYFAKLAEFICSGLDSAGQVLCPGDMMAANPQWRMTRSEWIHTFRTWVGAPQPDALLNAQIYFDMRPLAGTSALAEEVHANAVALAQAAPRLQAHLAALAVRREPPLGFFRGFVVERGGEYADTLDIKKGGTYPIMQMARLYALQAGVTEVGTRERLAAAAGQTLSYKAAVNLTDAFDYLSSLALQHQSAQLRAGKSPDYHIDPDQLTSMNRENLRDAFGIVKKMQTALAQTNPVRST from the coding sequence ATGGAGGTATCCGCCGTGAGCGTTGAACTGGAGGAGGTTCGGCAATTCCTGGCCGCGCACGAGCCCTGGGCGCGCCTGCCCGACGAGGTGCTGGACAGACTGCCGTCGAAAATGACGATGCGCTACATCCGCCGCGGCGAGACCGTCATCGAGCTCGGCGGGCGCAACGACAACATGCACATCATCCGCTCGGGCGCCGTCGACGTCATCGGCCCGGACGGCATCCTGCTCGACCGCGTCGACGTCGGCCGGACCTTTGGCTACTCGACGATCGTCGGCGACCCGACCTCCGACTACAGCATCGTCACCGTTGAGGACTGCCTGGTGCTCGTCCTCCCGCGCGAGGAGTATGATCGGCTCGCCGCCGAGAATCCCCAGCTGACCAGGTTCTACTCCTCCCAGTCCCGCCGCCTGGCCCACGCCGCCCGGGAGCTGGAGATCAGCCGGGCGACCGACCAGTCGACGGCGGGGGTCCTTCATCAGAGCGTGGGCGCCGTCGTCGCCGGGCGCAGCCCGATCACGGTGGACCGCGGCGCCACCGTCAGCGAAGCCGCCCGCCGGATGGCCGAGCACGACATCTCCAGCATCCTGATCACCCGCGAGGGCCACGTCGACGGCATCATCACCGACAAGGACCTGCGCGCCCGGGTCGTCGCCGCCGGCCTCGACTCCACCGTCCCGGTCACCGAGGTAATGACCTCCAACCTCATCACGCTTGACCCGGAGCAGCTGGTCTTCGAGGCCTTGCTGGTCATGAGCGAATTCAACATCCACCACCTGCCGGTCACCTCACCCAGCTCGGTGCTGGGCGTCATCACCTCGGGCGACATCTCGCGGCTGCTGCGGGCGAACCCCGTCTACCTGGCCGGCGACATCGAGGGCCTGAGCCTGCCCGATCTCGAGGGCGCTTTTCGACGCGCCGCGGAGACCATCTCCCGTTCGCTGACCCAGACCATCTCCGCCGGCGAGGCCGCCCGCGTGCTCACCTCCGTCGCCGACGCCCTGGTCCGCCGCCTGGTCGTGCTGGCTGAACGGGAACTGGGCCCCGCCCCGGTCGAGTGGTGTTTCGTGGCCGTCGGCTCGCAGGGACGCCGGGAGATGGGACCGGCCAGCGACCAGGACAACGCCCTGGTCCTCTCCGACGACTACGTCGAGGCCGAGCACGGGGAGTACTTCGCGAAGCTGGCGGAATTCATCTGCTCCGGCCTCGATTCCGCCGGACAGGTCCTGTGCCCCGGGGACATGATGGCCGCCAACCCGCAGTGGCGGATGACCCGCAGCGAGTGGATCCACACCTTCCGCACCTGGGTCGGGGCTCCCCAGCCGGACGCGCTGCTCAACGCCCAGATCTACTTCGACATGCGCCCGCTGGCCGGGACGAGCGCCCTGGCCGAGGAGGTTCACGCCAACGCCGTGGCGCTGGCGCAGGCCGCCCCCCGGCTCCAGGCCCACCTCGCCGCCCTCGCCGTGCGCCGGGAACCGCCCCTGGGGTTCTTCCGTGGCTTCGTCGTCGAGCGCGGGGGAGAGTACGCCGACACCCTCGACATCAAGAAGGGCGGAACCTACCCGATCATGCAGATGGCCCGCCTCTACGCGTTGCAGGCCGGCGTGACCGAGGTCGGCACCCGGGAGCGCCTCGCCGCGGCGGCGGGGCAGACCCTCTCCTACAAGGCGGCGGTCAACCTCACCGACGCCTTCGACTACCTCTCCAGCCTCGCGCTGCAGCACCAGTCGGCGCAGTTGCGCGCCGGGAAGTCCCCGGACTACCACATCGACCCGGACCAGCTGACCTCCATGAACCGCGAGAACCTGCGGGACGCCTTCGGTATCGTCAAGAAGATGCAGACCGCGCTGGCCCAGACGAACCCGGTCAGGAGCACCTAG
- a CDS encoding cell wall-binding repeat-containing protein gives MRRSRSPLKTATIALATAATLALTGCSAAGPDSGEAGASAQSGAPRLATSGPETLADADGTGLDVTRRFFEAADELVVATAQADSQRTAATEAVERGVPMLVFTGDNGQAIVDEAARLGAKELLTAGEFEIPEAGELEVTPLAVGAAETTASAEAEAEAEAEAGATATATEADGPDGASDPALPVPPSEQEDPAQAAHEGDPEILALARDIASLAPARNSELTLPPLLVTEQTSPAALATAKAAGGQTHLLSFPDPRITSESMELVQGGDTIALGAQFGSTEEYAEKVDLAANGELPGGGGLAFPGRRMIAMYGHPSGAALGVMGEQSPTEAVERLRPIVEQYQALEEQPVIPAFEIIVTVASEFPGEDGDYSNEGAPEDFVGYIDAITEAGGYAVLDLQPGRASFLEQAKRYEELLKRPNVGLAIDPEWQIGAEEMPMQRIGNTTAAEVDEVAQWLADLTRDNDLPQKVFIVHQFQLQMVRDREQIDTSHLELAFVIHADGHGTPDLKFETWNVLRQGLSDDWFMAWKNFIDEDTPTFTPEQTYETVNPRPWFVSYQ, from the coding sequence GTGCGTAGATCGCGGTCGCCGCTGAAGACGGCCACCATCGCGTTGGCCACGGCGGCCACGCTGGCCCTGACAGGTTGCTCCGCCGCGGGCCCCGACTCCGGGGAGGCCGGAGCCTCCGCCCAGTCCGGGGCGCCGAGGCTGGCGACCTCCGGCCCGGAGACGCTTGCCGACGCCGACGGCACCGGCCTGGACGTCACCCGGCGTTTCTTCGAGGCGGCAGACGAGCTTGTCGTCGCCACCGCCCAGGCCGACTCCCAGCGCACCGCGGCCACCGAGGCCGTCGAGCGGGGCGTGCCCATGCTCGTCTTCACCGGTGATAACGGGCAGGCCATCGTCGATGAGGCCGCCCGCCTCGGCGCGAAGGAGCTGCTGACCGCCGGCGAGTTCGAGATTCCGGAGGCCGGGGAACTGGAGGTCACCCCGCTGGCGGTTGGGGCCGCCGAGACGACGGCCTCCGCGGAAGCTGAAGCCGAAGCTGAAGCGGAGGCGGGCGCCACGGCCACCGCCACGGAGGCCGACGGCCCGGACGGGGCCTCGGATCCGGCGTTGCCGGTGCCGCCCTCGGAGCAGGAGGACCCGGCGCAGGCCGCCCACGAGGGTGACCCGGAGATCCTGGCCCTGGCCCGCGACATCGCCTCCCTGGCCCCGGCCCGCAACTCCGAACTGACGCTGCCGCCGCTGCTGGTCACCGAGCAGACCTCCCCGGCCGCGCTCGCCACCGCCAAGGCGGCCGGCGGCCAGACCCACCTGCTCAGCTTCCCGGACCCCCGCATCACCTCCGAGTCCATGGAGCTGGTCCAGGGCGGGGACACCATCGCGCTGGGCGCCCAGTTCGGCTCCACCGAGGAGTACGCCGAGAAGGTCGACCTGGCCGCCAACGGCGAACTGCCCGGCGGGGGCGGGCTGGCCTTCCCGGGGCGCCGCATGATCGCCATGTACGGCCATCCCTCCGGCGCCGCCCTGGGCGTGATGGGTGAGCAGTCGCCCACCGAGGCGGTGGAGCGCCTCCGGCCGATCGTCGAGCAGTACCAGGCGCTCGAGGAGCAGCCGGTGATTCCGGCCTTCGAGATCATCGTCACCGTCGCCAGCGAGTTCCCCGGTGAGGACGGCGACTACTCCAACGAGGGTGCCCCCGAGGACTTCGTCGGCTACATCGACGCCATCACCGAGGCCGGCGGCTACGCCGTTCTCGACCTGCAGCCGGGCCGGGCCTCCTTCCTGGAGCAGGCGAAGCGCTACGAGGAGCTGCTCAAGCGACCCAACGTCGGCCTGGCCATCGACCCGGAGTGGCAGATCGGCGCCGAGGAGATGCCCATGCAGCGCATCGGCAACACCACCGCCGCCGAGGTCGACGAGGTGGCCCAGTGGCTGGCGGATCTGACCCGGGACAACGACCTGCCGCAGAAGGTCTTCATCGTCCATCAGTTCCAGCTGCAGATGGTCCGCGACCGCGAGCAGATCGACACCTCCCACCTCGAGCTGGCCTTCGTGATCCACGCGGACGGCCACGGCACCCCGGACCTGAAGTTCGAGACCTGGAACGTACTGCGCCAGGGCCTGTCCGACGACTGGTTCATGGCATGGAAGAACTTCATCGACGAGGACACCCCGACCTTCACACCGGAGCAGACCTACGAGACCGTCAACCCGCGTCCGTGGTTCGTTTCCTACCAGTAG
- a CDS encoding D-serine ammonia-lyase, which produces MNTHHPVDVAAVSEQFPLITRLQNLEELSWFNPEATSRTAEEGLAAVGLSESDVRDAADRLKRFAPYLAEVFPDATRTYGILESPLVGVPALQASLEQPGQLWAKLDSHLPISGSIKARGGIYEVLAHAEKIALEAGLITVDSDYRELGSEQARELFSRHKVAVGSTGNLGLSIGIMSATLGFQASVHMSADARQWKKDKLREHGVNVVEYESDYSVAVEQGRAEAEGDPLTHFVDDENSVTLFLGYAVAGARFAGQLAAYDVRPTVERPMFVYLPCGVGGGPGGVAFGLKAALGDAVRCIFVEPTHSPAMLLGVHTGLHDAVSVQDFGIDNLTAADGLAVGRPSGFVGQRMEKLLDGYLTVDDDNLYRLISLLDETEGIRIEPSAAAGLIGPARVAGDADYLARLGLDAESLEQCTHVAWVTGGSMVPAPEMASYLDTGARLRENAR; this is translated from the coding sequence ATGAACACGCACCACCCCGTCGACGTCGCCGCCGTCAGCGAACAGTTCCCGCTCATCACCCGGCTGCAGAACCTGGAGGAGCTGTCCTGGTTCAACCCGGAGGCGACCTCCCGCACCGCCGAGGAGGGTCTGGCCGCGGTCGGACTGAGCGAGTCCGACGTCCGCGACGCCGCCGACCGCCTCAAGCGTTTCGCCCCCTACCTCGCCGAGGTCTTCCCCGACGCCACCCGCACCTACGGCATCCTCGAGTCCCCGCTCGTGGGCGTGCCCGCCCTCCAGGCCAGCCTGGAGCAGCCTGGGCAGCTGTGGGCCAAGCTCGACTCCCACCTGCCCATCTCCGGTTCGATCAAGGCCCGCGGCGGCATCTACGAGGTGCTCGCCCACGCCGAGAAGATCGCCCTGGAGGCCGGCCTGATCACCGTGGACAGCGACTACCGCGAACTCGGCTCCGAGCAGGCCCGGGAGCTGTTCTCGCGCCACAAGGTCGCCGTGGGCTCCACCGGCAACCTGGGCTTGTCGATCGGCATCATGAGTGCGACCCTGGGCTTCCAGGCCAGCGTCCACATGTCCGCCGACGCCCGCCAGTGGAAGAAGGACAAGCTGCGTGAGCACGGCGTCAACGTCGTCGAGTACGAGTCGGACTACTCCGTCGCCGTCGAGCAGGGCCGCGCCGAGGCCGAGGGCGATCCCCTCACCCACTTCGTCGACGACGAGAACTCCGTCACCCTCTTCCTGGGCTACGCCGTCGCCGGCGCCCGTTTCGCCGGCCAGCTCGCCGCCTACGATGTGCGCCCCACCGTCGAGCGCCCCATGTTCGTCTACCTGCCCTGCGGCGTCGGCGGCGGCCCGGGCGGCGTGGCCTTCGGCCTCAAGGCGGCCCTGGGCGACGCGGTGCGCTGCATCTTCGTCGAGCCGACCCACTCCCCGGCCATGCTGCTGGGCGTGCACACCGGGCTGCATGACGCGGTCAGCGTGCAGGACTTCGGCATCGACAACCTCACCGCGGCCGACGGCCTGGCCGTGGGACGGCCCTCGGGCTTCGTCGGCCAGCGCATGGAGAAGCTTCTCGACGGCTACCTCACCGTCGACGACGACAACCTCTACCGCCTCATCAGCCTGCTCGACGAGACCGAAGGCATCCGCATTGAACCCTCCGCCGCGGCCGGACTGATCGGCCCCGCGCGCGTCGCCGGCGACGCCGATTACCTGGCCCGCCTGGGGCTGGACGCGGAGTCCCTGGAGCAGTGCACCCACGTCGCGTGGGTGACCGGCGGTTCCATGGTCCCGGCCCCGGAGATGGCCTCCTACCTCGACACCGGCGCCCGGCTGCGCGAGAACGCGCGCTGA
- a CDS encoding YbdD/YjiX family protein gives MQGVVKAVRSVRWYVGELMGDHAYARYVEHLRRHHPDAEVPTEREYWRARYAEQDANPGARCC, from the coding sequence GTGCAGGGCGTCGTCAAGGCCGTGCGGTCGGTGCGCTGGTACGTCGGTGAGCTGATGGGTGATCACGCCTACGCCCGCTACGTTGAGCACCTCAGGCGTCATCACCCCGACGCCGAGGTACCCACCGAGCGGGAGTACTGGAGGGCGCGCTACGCGGAGCAGGACGCCAATCCCGGTGCGCGCTGCTGTTGA
- a CDS encoding carbon starvation CstA family protein, with the protein MSVDRDPRPDIEFNVVDGKDVPVAVRPTKRITGVEKIVIALASLVAALGWAAIALNRDETINSVWLVFAAIGSYIIGYSLYARLIEYNIVKPRNTRATPAEYVNDGKDFVPTHRGVLFGHHFAAIAGAGPLVGPVMAAQMGYLPGTLWIVVGVIFAGAVQDFLVLWVSTRRRGRSLGQMIRDEMGRVGGAAGILATIAIMIIIIAVLALIIVNALADSPWGVFSIAMTIPIALFMGVYLRYLRPGRVSEVSAIGVVLLMAAIIGGGWVAEQDWGQAWFTLSKEALAAAIIIYGIVAAILPVWLLLAPRDYLSTFMKIGVIALLAVAILLQRPEVQMPAVTSFAIEGNGPVFAGSLFPFLFITIACGALSGFHALISSGTTPKLIEKESHMRAIGYGGMLMESFVAIMALITAVIIDRHMYFAMNAPAALTGGTSEGAAAFVGTLDLPGTPITAGELDAAAAAIGEATIVSRTGGAPTLAYGMAEIMTDLFGNPALQAFWYHFAIMFEALFILTTVDAGTRVARFMMSDSLGAIPGLGRFRDHSWRLGSWLSTFIVCALWGAILIMGVTDPLGGINVLFPLFGIANQLLAAMALSLVVVVVLKKGLYKWVWIPLIPLVWDLVITMTASFQKIFHSDPAIGYWAQHARFKEAAQQGLTEFGTAKSPEAIDAVVRNTFVQGSLSILFAVLVLVVVLAAVAASVKAVRERAAGLEPETSEEPDTPSEIFFPAGMVTTREEKQVIEEYAIPNYHATHGGH; encoded by the coding sequence CCCTGGGCTGGGCCGCCATCGCCCTCAACCGTGACGAGACCATCAACTCCGTCTGGCTGGTCTTCGCCGCGATCGGCTCGTACATCATCGGCTACAGCCTCTACGCCCGTCTGATCGAGTACAACATCGTCAAGCCGCGCAACACCCGTGCGACCCCCGCCGAGTACGTCAACGACGGGAAGGACTTCGTCCCCACCCACCGGGGCGTCCTCTTCGGCCATCACTTCGCCGCCATCGCCGGCGCCGGCCCGCTGGTGGGCCCGGTCATGGCTGCCCAGATGGGGTACCTGCCGGGCACCCTGTGGATCGTCGTCGGCGTGATCTTCGCCGGCGCCGTGCAGGACTTCCTCGTGCTGTGGGTCTCCACCCGGCGCCGGGGCCGTTCCCTCGGCCAGATGATCCGGGATGAAATGGGCAGGGTCGGCGGCGCCGCCGGCATCCTGGCCACCATCGCCATCATGATCATCATCATCGCCGTCCTGGCGCTGATCATCGTCAACGCGCTGGCGGACTCCCCGTGGGGCGTCTTCTCCATCGCGATGACCATCCCGATCGCCCTGTTCATGGGCGTCTACCTGCGCTACCTGCGCCCGGGGCGCGTCTCGGAGGTCTCGGCCATCGGGGTGGTCCTGCTCATGGCCGCCATCATCGGCGGCGGCTGGGTCGCCGAGCAGGACTGGGGCCAGGCCTGGTTCACCCTCTCCAAGGAGGCCCTGGCCGCGGCGATCATCATCTACGGCATCGTCGCCGCCATCCTGCCGGTCTGGCTCCTGCTCGCCCCGCGTGACTACCTGTCGACCTTCATGAAGATCGGCGTCATCGCCTTGCTGGCCGTGGCCATCCTCCTGCAGCGACCGGAGGTTCAGATGCCGGCCGTGACCTCTTTCGCCATCGAGGGCAATGGCCCGGTCTTCGCGGGCAGCCTCTTCCCCTTCCTCTTCATCACCATCGCCTGCGGCGCCCTCTCCGGCTTCCACGCCCTGATCTCCTCGGGCACCACCCCGAAGCTGATCGAGAAGGAGTCCCACATGCGCGCCATCGGCTACGGCGGCATGCTCATGGAGTCCTTCGTCGCGATCATGGCCCTGATCACCGCCGTCATCATCGACCGGCACATGTACTTCGCCATGAACGCCCCGGCCGCCCTCACTGGCGGCACCTCCGAGGGCGCGGCCGCCTTCGTCGGCACCCTGGATCTGCCGGGCACCCCGATCACCGCGGGGGAGCTGGACGCGGCCGCCGCCGCCATCGGCGAGGCCACCATTGTCTCGCGCACCGGCGGCGCGCCCACCCTGGCCTACGGCATGGCCGAGATCATGACCGACCTCTTCGGAAACCCGGCGCTGCAGGCCTTCTGGTACCACTTCGCCATCATGTTTGAGGCGCTGTTCATCCTCACCACCGTCGACGCCGGCACCCGCGTCGCCCGCTTCATGATGAGCGACTCCCTCGGCGCCATCCCGGGACTGGGCAGGTTCCGCGACCACAGCTGGCGGCTGGGCTCCTGGCTGTCGACCTTCATCGTCTGCGCACTGTGGGGCGCGATCCTGATCATGGGCGTGACCGACCCGCTGGGCGGCATCAACGTCCTGTTCCCGCTGTTCGGTATCGCCAACCAGCTGCTCGCTGCCATGGCGCTGTCCCTGGTGGTGGTCGTCGTCCTGAAGAAGGGGCTGTACAAGTGGGTCTGGATTCCGCTCATCCCGCTGGTCTGGGACCTGGTGATCACGATGACCGCGTCCTTCCAGAAGATCTTCCATTCTGACCCGGCCATCGGCTACTGGGCACAGCACGCCCGCTTCAAGGAGGCCGCGCAGCAGGGGCTGACCGAGTTCGGCACGGCCAAGAGTCCGGAGGCCATCGACGCCGTCGTCCGCAACACCTTCGTCCAGGGCTCGCTGTCCATCCTCTTCGCCGTTCTCGTCCTCGTGGTCGTCCTCGCCGCGGTCGCCGCCTCCGTCAAGGCCGTCCGGGAGCGCGCCGCGGGCCTGGAGCCGGAGACCTCCGAGGAGCCGGACACCCCCTCCGAGATCTTCTTCCCGGCCGGCATGGTCACCACGCGTGAGGAGAAGCAGGTCATTGAGGAATACGCCATCCCGAACTACCACGCCACGCACGGCGGCCACTAG